A single Ischnura elegans chromosome 13 unlocalized genomic scaffold, ioIscEleg1.1 SUPER_13_unloc_4, whole genome shotgun sequence DNA region contains:
- the LOC124173290 gene encoding uncharacterized protein LOC124173290, whose product MDEVLGSHHNVAPVLILDSGHDAHQEQAMMLTCSSHPEGSSHLAASSSSSLTQTPSSSNGGLRFGGTPHPRKRSREEGTEELLEYFKKSNERWLSQMKELMMAHKDISIKLSELLNK is encoded by the coding sequence ATGGATGAAGTCTTGGGCAGCCACCACAATGTGGCCCCGGTGCTTATCTTGGACTCAGGCCATGATGCTCACCAGGAGCAGGCCATGATGCTCACCTGCAGCAGCCATCCAGAAGGCAGCAGCCATCTAGCAGCCAGTAGCAGCTCCTCCCTCACACAGACTCCCTCCTCCAGCAATGGCGGTCTGCGGTTTGGGGGGACCCCACATCCGAGGAAGAGGAGCAGGGAGGAGGGGACTGAGGAGCTGCTCGAGTATTTCAAGAAGAGCAATGAGAGGTGGTTGTCGCAGATGAAGGAGCTGATGATGGCTCACAAAGATATTTCAATTAAACTTAGTGAacttttgaataaataa